The genomic region CTTTGCTGAACGGGGAAGACAGCAGTCACTATGAAGCCATTACCCTTCATCACGGAGAGGTCCACTATCCTGATGATGTAATAAAAAGTATCCAGATGATGAGTCATGATGAACTTTATGTTATTGATTCGCCACATTCACCGCTGGAATCATTTAAAGAACCGGGCAATTCAAATGAAAAAGAGTGGAAAAAGACGCTAAACCGGACGAAAACACAGGCATTAAACCACTATTGGAATGAATTGATGCGGCATTACGAATTATCCAGTGAGGATTATCTTGAAATTCCTCTCGCTGATCTGTGGCAATATCAACAAAAAAACCTCCCGACATTAACCAGAAAACAGACGGATCAAGTCATTGGTCAATTGTGGGAAGGCCTTTATCAGAATTATATTATCGGTATTAAAAGTCACCAGGATAAGGAATATAATGCCATCAACACCTATATGCCGCTAATTTTAGTCGATAAAAAAGGAAAGTTCATTTATGTTTTATTCAGAGATGAAAGCGGACAGAATCATCGTTTAATTCAAAGAGTTCCGGAATTCTCCTAATCGGTCCTTTAAGTTTTGAAAATCCTGGTTATTTGGCTTTAAACGAGCCGCTTTTTCGGCATGTTCCCGTGCTTTATCGTACTGCTCCAGATCACTATAGACCAAGGATAAATTAAAATGAGCATTGGCAAGGTCGGGTTTTATCTGAATGGCAGACTCAAAATCTTTTCTTGCCTGATCTAAATGGTTCAATAAATAGTGTGCATTCGCCCGGTTAAAATACAGGATTTCATTGGATGTTTCGCCATTCTCTATAACCGGATCCAATACTTCAATAACCTTTTCATATTGTTCGTTTTCAAAGTATTTACTGGCCTTTACAATAGCGGTCTGCGGATTGGTGGAAGCATTCGTCCGCTCAGCTCCATAAATGAGCAGTCCGGAAGCAACTGTCACATATACAATAATGGATACAATTCGAATCATGGTTCTTCTTCGTTCAGGCATTTGTACAAGAGCTGCAGCCAGAAATCCTCCGGCCAATCCACCCATATGAGCTCCATTATCAATACCGGGAACAGACAATCCCATAGCGATATTTAAGCCGATGATAAATATTAAATTCGTCCCCATTGTTTGGAAGAACAGCTTTTTATGTTCAAATCCAAAATACAGCAAAGCACCGAACAAACCAAAAATAGCCCCAGATGCTCCAGCTGCTACGGAATCATTAAAAGCAAAGCTGGCTAAACCGCCGAATATACCTGCCAGAAAATAAATAAAAAAGAATTTCAGTGACCCATACATGCGTTCTACAGTATTCCCCAGATAATAAAGGGCCAGCATATTCATAATAATATGAGCAAAACCAATATGCAGAAACATGGAAGAAAGAATTCTCCACCATTCCCCTTCAACTATATAGGGATTAAATTTTGCTCCCCATTCAATAAGGTTCTGTGTATTCTGTGAACCGCCAGGCTGCATTTCAAGAAAGAAAAATACCAGTACATTAATCACCAGCAGCAGATAGGTTAGCACCGGTTTGCCATGGCTGAACAGAGAGGCGATTTCTTTTTGCTGTTGGCGGTGATTGTTCATCATCTCTCTTTTTATATCCTTAATCTGATTAACGGAGGTCTCTTCATCCTTGGGAAGGATGACTTCCGGTGATTCAGCATTTATACCCGTGAAAAATCGATTTAATTCTTCCTGCCGATTTTGCTCATCAAGATAGTAGGTATGTATGATAAGATCTTTCTTATCTTTTAATTGCATCGGCTTTTTTAGAAATTCCCAATCATCAACGGGCTCAAGTTCAGAAATGTACAGATTATGAATGATAACCTCTTTTTTTCTGAGGGATCTTTGAATGCTTTTTACTCTTCCTAATACAGAAGTAATATCCCGTTTTAAGTGATTGGCCCAATCAAAGTTCTGCAAATACAAACGAACAACTACGGACTTTTTCTCTATCGTTTTATGAAACCAGATTTCATGGGTTTGTTCATTTGCCTGCAGCAGCTCAAATTGATGCTTCATCATCAGATGCTGTGCTATTTGCCAAAAATAATATTCATCGTGAATATACATCTCCCACACTCCTTAAGCCCATCATACCATGAATACAGTGGAAAAATAAAAAAATAACACGTCCAGCTTAGGTTGCTGAACGTGAGAGAGTTGAAGCCAGAAATTTTTCCCTGACTCCCGGTAACTTCATAAAGATACGTGTGGAAATTTTTCGAAGTATATCGACGGAAATGATAAACCTCATAACTTTCATCCGGTTTTGATAAATAAAGAAGATGCCAACACCCAGTACTCCTAATAGTAAAAAGATGATTAAGTAACGCACATCCTTCCCCCCTTCATAATCGTTAGGTTTAGGATGTGTTTTTCCCTTTCGTTTATTCGATATGAGCAGGAACTAAAATTAAAACAGGATACCATCCTCTGTAACCAAATGCTGTACAGGTAGATCATAGACATCTCTGGGAACGGCAGGGAGAATTTGACTGTTGGCAGCGAGTGATATCGTCACATTTGTAAAGTCTTGTAAAAATCGATCATAATACCCTCCGCCAAAGCCTGTTCGATACCCTTCCCGATCAAACCAGATGCCGGGAACAACAAGAAAATCAATCTGATCCCCCGGGATTTCTTCTGCTTGATCAGGATCAGGCTCTAAAAGACCTGCATATACGCTTTCCAATTGGTCAAAGCCGGTAATGATAAAGAACTTCATATGATGATTTTGATTTGGATAGCACTTCGGTACACATATCTTTTTCCCTGCTTCCCAGGCTATATGTATAAGATATGAGGTGTCCAGTTCATAGGATTTGGATACAGTTACGCCTATTACATCAGATTTGTGAAACCACTCAGTATCGATGACATGACTGGTTATTTTTTTTGATAAATGTGCACGTTGAGTTTCACTGATACTCTTCAGGTTTTGAATCCCCCATCTGCGCAACTCCTTTTTATCCATATAAACCACCTTTTTAAATATATACATTTTATAAAGTTTACCTAACCATCAGCAGGCTAATGCAGCCCCGTTCATATAAAAAAAGAGTGTCTGAAATCCTCAAAAGGACATCAACACTCTTTTTTACTTATTTAGTCTCACGATGCAATGTATGTTTGTTGCAACGAGGGCAGAATTTTTTCATTTCAATACGCTCTGCATTGTTTCGTTTGTTTTTTGTTGTAATATAGTTACGGTCACTGGATTCAGTGCACGCCAAAGTCACTTGTACTCGCATGGTTCTTTCCCTCCATTCCTATCTGTCAATTCATCTTCGTGCATAAGTCATAATAATCATAAGACTAATTTATAATACCAAATCTTTCTCGGGTATTCAAGGTATGGACCACAGAAAATTTCCCTTCATTCTTCTTTTATCCTTATTAATCCATTTCAATTCCTTTTTTTTGTAGAGGAGGTGATAACTGCCATTACAACGTGGAAAAGTCCTATTTTTCCACATGGAAAATTGGTAATAATCCCTTATTCCCTATTCTATTATTCTATGGTATAAATAAACTAAAGGAGTGTCTATCATGATCATAGCATTAATTACATTAGGAGCAGTAAGTCTCGTACTATTTATCCTCTCCTTTTTTACAAAAGATAAAATTAAGGATCTTGAGGATCAAATTGAAGACATATCCATTACGTCTTTGCAGGAATCCTATCGTTTAAAAAACAAAATAAAAGTTTTGGAAGAAGAATTGCTCACAGATTCAGCATTTACAGAAAATACGGATATCTATTCTCCTTCCTTTGATGGTGAGGACCAGCCAGCTGTTTATCAGCAAATTCAAAAACTGTACGATGTAGGCTTTTCCATCGATCAAATAGCCAAAAGTACAGACTTAAACATTCATGATGTACGAGCCATCATTCATCAGCTATATCCTGTTGAAATGGGTCAGCAGGAAGGAGAGGCTTAAAATGAAATATATTTTACGCTCATTTGCCCTGGGAATTCTTACTGCGACCGTTATAATAGGGGTTATTTATTTTGTGGAGGATTCCAGCTCTGCTAATGAAGAGACCGCCCTGACCACAGAAAAGGCTACAACCTACTTGGAAAATGCAGGGCTTCATGTTGTGGAGCAAAAGAAATGGAAACAACTAAATCAGACTTTGGCTGACCAACAGGAACAACTGGAAAGTGTAAACAATAAAGACAATCCTGCAAAAGATGATGAAAAGACGGATAAAGAAAAAAAAGAAGAGAAAAACAGCAGCAAAACAGTCACTATTGAGATCAAATCAGGAATGGCAACAAGTGAGGTGGCTCATTTACTTCAAGAAAAGCAAATGATCGATCATGCTGGGGAATTTGAGTCTTACTTAGCTGAGCACGGCTATGAAAAGGCTGTCCAAATCGGCCATTTTGAGGTTCATTCAGATATGGACTTTTATGAGATTGCTGAAACCATTACAAACTAAAACATGAAAAACCACAGTCGCATAAGCAGGACTGTGGTTTTCTTTTATTCATTTAAATCATAGGTTTCGCCCTTTACTAAAAAGAAAATATTTTCCCCGATATTCGTAATATGATCGGCGTAGCGTTCAATAAACCTTGCACTAAAAGCCATTTGCATCATATATTGGTTGATTTGCGGATTTGATGCGGATTCATCAAGCATTTCTTTGACAACAGTACCGTACATTTCATCGATTTCATCATCCATTTCAGCGAGCTTTCTGGCAAGTGAAATATCCTCGTTTTTAAAGGCTTTTATAGCTAAAGCCGACATTTCCCTTGCTTTATCGGCCATCACAGCGATCATTGAATGAATGCTTAATGGATGGTCCTCCCCAAGATGTATGGCAGACTTTGCAATATTGACAGCATGATCAGCCATTCGTTCTATATCCGATGAAATCTTGAGGGATATAATAAGCCTTCTCAGGTCCTTTGCAAAGGGCTGCTGTTTCGCAATTAACAAGACTGTTTTATCATTAATTTCCATTTCTTTCTGATCGATCTTATCGTCTTCTTCAATGATTGCCTGAGCTTTTTTAATATCCTTTTGATATAAGCTTTCAACTGCTTGCTTCAATGCTGAATCACTCATTTCAGCTAGCTCCTGAATTAACTCGCTTACAATCTGTATATCCCCTTCAAAATTCTCCCGTATTGCCATTGATTAGCCTCCTCTATTATCCAAACCTGCCTGTAATATAATCCTCTGTTCGTTTATCGTCTGGATTAGAAAACAAGTGATTGGTATCAGAAAACTCCACTAACTCACCATTCAGGAAAAAGGCCGTTTTATCTGAAATTCGTGCTGCCTGCTGCATGTTATGGGTGACGATAACGATACTGTATTTTTCGCGTAAATTTTGAACAAGCTCTTCTACCTTCAGTGTGGAAATCGGGTCCAATGCAGACGTAGGCTCATCCATTAAAATTACATCAGGTTCGATAGCAAGACACCTGGCGATACACAACCGCTGCTGCTGTCCTCCTGATAAGCCATAGGCGTTTTCATCCAGGCGATCCTTTACTTCCTCCCACAGTGCAGCATCTTTAAGACTCTTCTCTACGATAATATCCAGATCTTTTTTCTTTTTAATCCCGTGAATTCGTGGTCCATAAGCAACATTATCATAAATCGATTTCGGAAATGGATTCGGCTTTTGAAACACCATACCTACCTTTGTTCGCAGGTCTTCTACACTATAGCCTGAGTCAAAAATATTTTCCTCATTGTATTTTATCGATCCGGATGTTTTCACAATCGGAACCATTTCAACCATTCGATTCAAGGTCTTTATAAACGTTGATTTCCCGCATCCAGACGGACCAATAATAGCTGTGATTTCATTTTCAGCTATATTCATCGAAATATCATATAAAGCCTGGTCCGATCCATACCATAAATTAAGATTTGTTACTTCAAAAACAGAATTTTTTCCCACCAATTTCTCTTCAACTTGTTTCTTTACCTCTGGTTTTGTCAGCGTAGTCATTTATCTGTACCTCCTTAGTCATTAATAACGACGTTGAAATTTATTTCGAATATAGACAGCAATAGCGTTCATAATTAACAAGATGATTAACAATATAATAATTCCGGCTGCAGCCAGCAGAGGCCATTCATCTCCTGGTTTACTAATCCAGCTGTATATCTGAATAGGCATAACCGTATACGAGTCGAGTGCTGTATCCGGTAGTGAATAGATAGCTGTTGCCGCACCTACAATTAGAAGAGGAGCTGTTTCTCCTATAGCCCTTGACAAAGCCAGAATGGAACCTGTAACCATTCCTGGTAAGGCAGCAGGCAAAATAACCCTGAAAATTGTCTGCCATTTAGACGCTCCCATAGCCGCTGATGCCTCTTTTAAATCGCTGGGTACTGAACGTAAAGCTTCCTGAGATGACACGACTATAATAGGAAGAACGAGAAGACTCATCGTAAGTCCTCCGGTTAATAAAGAAAAGCCAAAGTCAAGCACGTAGACAAAAAAGGTAAGTCCAAGTAAACCAAATACAACAGAAGGTACTCCTGCCAGGTTCTGAATATTCATCTGAATAAAAGATGTAAGCTTCCCTTTTTTTGCATATTCTTCTAAATAAATAGCCGTAGCAATTCCTATGATAATCGAAAAAACTGCGACAATTCCCATGAGATAAAGGGAGCCAACGATACCGGCAAATAACCCGGCCTCTTCGGGATAAGGAGCTGCAAAATTACGAATAAAATCCCACGATAAACTCCCCATACCCTGTGAGAGCACACGGTAAATTAACATGACTAACACAATTAATCCAATAGTAGTCGCTGCAAAAAACAGGGCATGAAAAAACTTATTCTTCAATGTTCTTCTCTTTCTTCTTTTATACATATCCATTTGATTTAGCATAGACATTAGTATTCCTCCCTGAATTTACGCGAAACATATTGTGATAGGAGATTCATAGCTAAAGTAAAGACAAACAGAGTAATTCCAACTGCATAAACACTATAATATATTGTTGTGCCATACCCCGTGTCCCCAGAAGTACCTTGCACAATAAACGATGTTAAAGTTTGAATCGATTGTGTTGGATCAAGCGTTAAATTTGGAGACTGTCCGGCTGCAATGGTCACAATCATTGTCTCCCCGATAGCTCTTGAAATTCCTAAAACAAATGAAGCGATAATTCCTGATAAAGCAGCAGGAACCACAACCTTCATGGCAACTTCAAACCGTGTAGCTCCAAGTGCATAAGCTCCTTCACGAATGCTATTTGGAACGGCACTCATGGCATCCTCAGACAGGGATGCAATCATGGGGATAATCATGATACCTACTACAATTCCCCCACTTAACGCATTAAAAATTTTCAGATCCGGAATTACATTCTGTAACAAAGGTGTAACAAATGTGAGAGCAAAAAACCCGTAAACGACTGTAGGAATACCTGCCAGAATTTCAATAAGAGGTTTTACAATTCGTCTTGTTCGATCACTGGCATACTCACTTAGAAAAATAGCTGACGCCAGACCCAGTGGAACAGCAACCAGTATTGCAATTCCAGTAATGAGAAGTGTTCCGGTAATCAAAGGCAGAATCCCAAATGAACCCGACCACGGCTTCCAATCTGTATTCAGAAAAAACTCTGAAAATGATACTTCGCTGAAAAATGTAACAGCTGAACTTACTAACGTATATAAAATACCCAATGTCGTTAAAATGGAAATAATAGCACATAAAAATAAAAATACAGGAACAAGTTTTTCAAGCTTTCTTAGTTTTTTTTGTCTTTCTTTTCTGGCATTCATTTTATCCTGAATGGTCCATGTTTTTGGTTCTGTCTGCTGAATAGCCATACTTGAACCCCTTTCATCCTTTCAGCCTTTTATAAGTGGAATAGAGGACAGAAACTTTCTGTCCTCTCATGTCTATCTATTACTTATTCATAAATGGACTTTAACTCTTTTAATTGTGATTGATATTTTTCTTCAGGAAGTGCCACATATCCAACTTCTTTGGCACCAGACGCTGCTGCACCCGAAAGTAAGAATTCCGTAAATGCTTGTACCGTTTCCTTCTCCTCTAAAGATTTACGGTTGATGTACGTAAACAGTGGACGGGATAAAGGACTGTAACTTCCATCCTGGATCGTTTCAGGTGATGGTTTAACGGCCCCATTTCCGTTATCAATACCTAGAGCTTTAAGGGTATCTTTGTTTTCAACATAGTAAGCATAACCAAAGTACCCAATGGCATATGGGTCATTTTGAATTCCTCTTACCAGCAGATTGTCATCCTCTGAAAGAGTTACCCCTTCCCCTTCACGCATTGGTTTTTCTTCAAGAATCGCTTCATTAAAGTAATCAAATGTTCCTGATGCATGCCCTGGGGAATAAATCACAATTTCTTCGTCAGGCCAGGATGGATTAATATCAGACCATTTTTTATTTCCGCGTTCGGCAAGGAAGATATCTCTTAATTGCTCAACAGTTAATTTATCTACAAAATCATTTTTCTGACTGACAACAACGGACAAACCATCATAAGCTAACACCGTTTCGATCAGTTCAATGCCATTTTCTTCAGCAATGGCTTTTTCTTCTTTCTTAATTGGACGGGAAGCATTACTAAAGTCAATTTCCCCCTTCGTTGACCTTTCGAATCCTCCACCAGAACCGATGCTCTCAAGCGGGGTATCAACGTTAGGATATTTTTTCGTAAATTCATAGGTTACATATTCCATAATAGGAAACACAGTTGAAGATCCAGCTAGCTTTACAGTTCCTGAAAGCGAAGAATTCTCTTCTTCACTAGCTCCTTCATTTGCATTTGAAGTCTCCTGATTGTTATTTCCTTCTTCATTTGTTTCTCCACTATCACCACATGCTGCTAAAATACCGAGCGTCAAAATCATAACAATCAAAATTAATAATCTTTTGTGCTTCAACATCTTTTCTCCCCCTATGATTTTTAATTTATAACCTTACTACATCATCAATAATAAGCCCCAACTATTAATCTCATATAAACCCAATGTAAAAATAACGTAAAGGTGATAGAAAAGCGGAGGCGACTGTTCAGGTCATGCGGGATAAGACGAAGACATGGAGTGGCATGGATTTGGCCACGGAATGGCTTTGGCTTATATCCGCCTTGACCTAGGAGCCGCAGCTGGACATAGAAAAGCGGAAGGGCCTTGGGCCGGATGTGGCCTCTCACAATTTTTTATCCACAAATCTGGAACGCTATAAAAAAAGCAGAATGGATATTAGCCATTCTGCTCGTTTTCACTGCTATTTTCATTTTTCATTTGATTCAGTTCCATATTAATCCCATTTTCCGCTCTTTGTTTCTTTAATTCAAAATAAGCGTCTAAAATACGGCTTCCGATTTTGGAGTTAATACCATCACTGGCATCCAGTCCGACATTCGGAACAATGATGGAAAAGGCCACTTCAGGATCGTCGTAAGGTGCATAACCTACAAGATTATGGTTTTCCACATCAGCAACCTTTTCCACTTCACCTTTTTCGTTCTCGGCATAAATTTCATTTTCGGCTGTTCCGGTTTTTCCTGCAGGATTATATGGCTTACTTGCAAAAACATGATCTGCCGTCCCATCCGGATGTTGAAAGACTCTCCTGAAGCCTTCCTGAACTCGATCCAGATACTTGTCATTCATATCAATTCGATTTAAGA from Virgibacillus sp. MSP4-1 harbors:
- the pstA gene encoding phosphate ABC transporter permease PstA, with product MSMLNQMDMYKRRKRRTLKNKFFHALFFAATTIGLIVLVMLIYRVLSQGMGSLSWDFIRNFAAPYPEEAGLFAGIVGSLYLMGIVAVFSIIIGIATAIYLEEYAKKGKLTSFIQMNIQNLAGVPSVVFGLLGLTFFVYVLDFGFSLLTGGLTMSLLVLPIIVVSSQEALRSVPSDLKEASAAMGASKWQTIFRVILPAALPGMVTGSILALSRAIGETAPLLIVGAATAIYSLPDTALDSYTVMPIQIYSWISKPGDEWPLLAAAGIIILLIILLIMNAIAVYIRNKFQRRY
- a CDS encoding rhomboid family intramembrane serine protease — its product is MYIHDEYYFWQIAQHLMMKHQFELLQANEQTHEIWFHKTIEKKSVVVRLYLQNFDWANHLKRDITSVLGRVKSIQRSLRKKEVIIHNLYISELEPVDDWEFLKKPMQLKDKKDLIIHTYYLDEQNRQEELNRFFTGINAESPEVILPKDEETSVNQIKDIKREMMNNHRQQQKEIASLFSHGKPVLTYLLLVINVLVFFFLEMQPGGSQNTQNLIEWGAKFNPYIVEGEWWRILSSMFLHIGFAHIIMNMLALYYLGNTVERMYGSLKFFFIYFLAGIFGGLASFAFNDSVAAGASGAIFGLFGALLYFGFEHKKLFFQTMGTNLIFIIGLNIAMGLSVPGIDNGAHMGGLAGGFLAAALVQMPERRRTMIRIVSIIVYVTVASGLLIYGAERTNASTNPQTAIVKASKYFENEQYEKVIEVLDPVIENGETSNEILYFNRANAHYLLNHLDQARKDFESAIQIKPDLANAHFNLSLVYSDLEQYDKAREHAEKAARLKPNNQDFQNLKDRLGEFRNSLN
- a CDS encoding 5-formyltetrahydrofolate cyclo-ligase; its protein translation is MDKKELRRWGIQNLKSISETQRAHLSKKITSHVIDTEWFHKSDVIGVTVSKSYELDTSYLIHIAWEAGKKICVPKCYPNQNHHMKFFIITGFDQLESVYAGLLEPDPDQAEEIPGDQIDFLVVPGIWFDREGYRTGFGGGYYDRFLQDFTNVTISLAANSQILPAVPRDVYDLPVQHLVTEDGILF
- the rpmG gene encoding 50S ribosomal protein L33, translated to MRVQVTLACTESSDRNYITTKNKRNNAERIEMKKFCPRCNKHTLHRETK
- the phoU gene encoding phosphate signaling complex protein PhoU, whose product is MAIRENFEGDIQIVSELIQELAEMSDSALKQAVESLYQKDIKKAQAIIEEDDKIDQKEMEINDKTVLLIAKQQPFAKDLRRLIISLKISSDIERMADHAVNIAKSAIHLGEDHPLSIHSMIAVMADKAREMSALAIKAFKNEDISLARKLAEMDDEIDEMYGTVVKEMLDESASNPQINQYMMQMAFSARFIERYADHITNIGENIFFLVKGETYDLNE
- the pstB gene encoding phosphate ABC transporter ATP-binding protein PstB encodes the protein MTTLTKPEVKKQVEEKLVGKNSVFEVTNLNLWYGSDQALYDISMNIAENEITAIIGPSGCGKSTFIKTLNRMVEMVPIVKTSGSIKYNEENIFDSGYSVEDLRTKVGMVFQKPNPFPKSIYDNVAYGPRIHGIKKKKDLDIIVEKSLKDAALWEEVKDRLDENAYGLSGGQQQRLCIARCLAIEPDVILMDEPTSALDPISTLKVEELVQNLREKYSIVIVTHNMQQAARISDKTAFFLNGELVEFSDTNHLFSNPDDKRTEDYITGRFG
- a CDS encoding PstS family phosphate ABC transporter substrate-binding protein: MLKHKRLLILIVMILTLGILAACGDSGETNEEGNNNQETSNANEGASEEENSSLSGTVKLAGSSTVFPIMEYVTYEFTKKYPNVDTPLESIGSGGGFERSTKGEIDFSNASRPIKKEEKAIAEENGIELIETVLAYDGLSVVVSQKNDFVDKLTVEQLRDIFLAERGNKKWSDINPSWPDEEIVIYSPGHASGTFDYFNEAILEEKPMREGEGVTLSEDDNLLVRGIQNDPYAIGYFGYAYYVENKDTLKALGIDNGNGAVKPSPETIQDGSYSPLSRPLFTYINRKSLEEKETVQAFTEFLLSGAAASGAKEVGYVALPEEKYQSQLKELKSIYE
- the pstC gene encoding phosphate ABC transporter permease subunit PstC, whose protein sequence is MAIQQTEPKTWTIQDKMNARKERQKKLRKLEKLVPVFLFLCAIISILTTLGILYTLVSSAVTFFSEVSFSEFFLNTDWKPWSGSFGILPLITGTLLITGIAILVAVPLGLASAIFLSEYASDRTRRIVKPLIEILAGIPTVVYGFFALTFVTPLLQNVIPDLKIFNALSGGIVVGIMIIPMIASLSEDAMSAVPNSIREGAYALGATRFEVAMKVVVPAALSGIIASFVLGISRAIGETMIVTIAAGQSPNLTLDPTQSIQTLTSFIVQGTSGDTGYGTTIYYSVYAVGITLFVFTLAMNLLSQYVSRKFREEY